The window CCCAGATCACTGTGACCAGGATAGATAAAGACAAAAACCAGACTCCTCCATAACTATGAGCATAGACAAAACCACAAGAACATTGTGAATTACACAAAAATGAGCAAGATCTCCCTCTTCTGGCTAACATGAGTGATTGCTGCTTTCTTATAATTCAGTTCTTCCCACTTTGATAAAAATTAAGATGCTGAgttccctggctggtggcacagtggatagaacctccTCTTGGAgcactggggtcactggctcaatcccaAGGTCAGCGGTTTgagccttggtcagggcacatatgagaagcattcaatggcacaactaagtggaacaatgaattgatgtttctctctccccctcccttcctacctctcctccacccccaccctcccaaaTTAAGATAGAATcactcttgtagacagcatccAGACCAGGGTAAAACTGCCCCCTTGCATCCTCCTCAACATTAAAATTCCTCCTAACACACCCCTTACTGAGGCATCCCGTGGTTCCCCGCCCCCATGTTTTCCAAAACGTCTTCTTGTTACAAGAAGTCAGTAAATCCAGCTTTGCCATCAATATGTGTTTGTTAAAACTAAgcacttttagcctgacctgtggtggtgcagtggataaagtgtcgacctggaatactgaggtcgccggttcaaaaccctgggcttgcctggtcaaggcacatatgggagttgaagcttccagctcctccccctgttctctctctctctctctctctctctctctctctctctctaataaaaaaaaaagaataaataaaattaaaaataaaacccccccaaaaaacccacaaagttaaaaaacaaacaaacaaaaaaaaaaactaagcactTTTAAAACATCTCATTTACACTTTGTAACAGCTGTGTGTGGCTGGTTCACAGATGAGTAAACAGGATTAGAGAAGTTAAATGTGTCATAACCAAAGTTACACAGTTAGAAAGTAAAGCTTATGTTCAAACCAAGGTCTAAACAGTCTAAACCAATTTAAGACAATAACTAGTTCAGGAAGCATTCATGAAAAAGGTGGTATGTTGAGAATTGGCTGGGTGACATAAAATGGGTAGTTAATTCTTAAATATGACTTGGGAGAGGTGGACAATACAGCTTGGGACATAACttgaagataaataaaaacaagatatgCAGAGGAAGTGGGtaccagttttttctttcttttccctctgcttCCAAAGGTGATTGTCGAGATGATCATGTCTTTTCCCTCTACTTCATGATACCCTTTTTTTTCACCACCTTGGGATTGCTTTATCATAACTGGTAAGTAGGCCTGTAGGTAGGGAGACAACTATTTGTATATATGCTGCCAAAGCGAGCGCGGGGGACTATTTGAACATGTGGCAAATATGGTCCTGATAGGCTAAACCTGTGCACACTTGTATTGAGTGTTTTCTGGGTCTTCAATTGGTAGTAGTCTTAAATTGCTCTCTGCCCAACAGTGGTTGGGGACAAGTGCTGTGGAGCCCCTGGAATAGATGAATTCAGGGCCTTGAGTCCTGCAAAGTTGCTAGGAGAGCTAGAGGGAGTCTCTCCCGAGTCAGAACTAGGGTCAAGGCGAGCCCAGTGCCCAGAGTGTGTGATATGAGAGAAAAGATTGCCACTGGCTCCTCAAGAACCTCCCCCCTACACAGGTACCCATCACAGGTGTTCGTGGGAGATACTTTCTGTTACTTTGCTGGCATGACCTTTGCCGTGGTGGGCATCTTGGGACACTTCAGCAAGACTATGCTCCTCTTCTTCATGCCCCAGGTGTTCAACTTTCTCTACTCACTGCCTCAACTCCTGCATATCATCCCCTGCCCTCGCCACCGTGTGCCCAGGTAGCTGCTTTGGGGCTTGAAAGGGACATAATAGCTTTTTCAGCTGGGATGCGTAAAGCCAGCCTTACACATTTGCTATTCAAAGGGAGtggttagcatttttaaaaaagatttatatattgattttagagagagaagaaggaagagagagagacagaaacattgatctattgtatatatcctgaccaggaatcaaacccacaatctttgcatatcaggacaatgttctcaccaaccaagctatctggctagggctccATGTGGttagtattttataaattacagAGCACATTTACTTACATAAGCTCATTTAATGTTCATAGCGACTCTGATCACAATAGTAAGCAGCAGAGCCAGAAATAGATCTCAAGTTGTTTGACTCCACATTCAGTTCTCTTCCAATTAAATAACCACACTGAGAAGAGTTCTTTAAGTAGTGGCCTGGTTACATAAAGCTCTCTTCCCACTGCAGACTTAATACCAACACAGGCAAACTGGAGATGAGCTATTCCAAGTTCAAGACCAAGAACCTTTCTTTCTTGGGCACCTTTATTCTAAAGGTAATAGGGGAACAAGGAGATAATGGCTCTAGGCTACCATCCTGAATTCAGGGAATGGGAAACCTAGGCCTGCATTAGATCCAAGGGGAGTTTGGAAGCATTAAGCAGATATTCATCCAATAAGCATAGGTATTAGCTTAAGTTCTCTCCATGTCCAACCCTTCCAGATAGCAGAGAGTCTCCAACTTGTGACAGTTCACCAGACTGAAAATGAGGATGGTGCTTTCACCGAGTGTAACAACATGACCCTCATCAACTTGCTACTTAAAGTCTTTGGGCCTATGCATGAGAGAAACCTCACAATGCTACTACTGCTGCTACAGGTGTGGTTGGGGATGGGGTTTACGCCTCCTTATCTCCCATTTTTTCATGGTTCTTACTGTAGTCCATTTTTCCTCACAGATCCTGGGCAGTGCTGCCACCTTCTCCATTCGATATCAGCTAGTGCGACTCTTCTATGATGTTTGAGTCCCCTGATCATTGCCCTTTATTTTACAGTCTTCAGGGTTCCTGAATCAGGCCAACCTCATTTGAGACCAAGATTGCCTCTCAGCCCAGGCCTCCACCCCTCATTTCCTTAGCATTTCCTTTCCCCAGTGATTATTGACATACTGGGCCTTTCTTGCCCTGCAGTGACTATTGATCAGACTTTGCCTGTAGTTTTCTCCAACTTGCCACTCTCCTCTAAGGTGAGAAACTGCAGCTGTTACGAAGTTTTTCACAACTCTGACTTTTAAGGAATATGTGAGGCCTGGAGTGATAGGAACACAGATTCGAAGATGACTTCATATTAGATTATAAATTAAGTATTCTAATTAATAAAAGTAGGGGGTCGTGGGTTGGGGGTGCAGGTGCTCCCAGTGGTAACAATAAAgtgttataattttcttattcctATAGGTGTGTTTCCTATATGGGCATTTTAGGGTACATTGGAAGGGTTGATGGAGGCACTTTTTACAAGAAGATGCCTatttctctaccccccccccccttttgtaAGTACACCAGGCCCCTTCTAGCAAGATGTGAGCAAAAAGAACCGAGGCCGGACAGAACATGTTGAATATAcaacagtgtgtccgtaaagtcatggtgcacttttgaacagtcacaggaaagcaacaaaagacgatagaaatgtgaaatctgcaccaaataaaaggaaaaccctcccagtttctgtaggatgatgtggcagcctgtgcgcatgcgcagatgatgacgtaacaccgtgtatactgcggagcagcccacggccatgccagtcaagatgtggagggtacagaggaaagttcagtgtgttctgtggctcgctaaattcgaatccgtgaccaaagtgcaatgtgaatatcggcgcgtttataacaaagcaccaccacatgggaataacattactcggtgggataagcagttgaaggaaaccgacagtttggtggagaaacctcgttctggtaggccatcagtcagtgacgagtctgtagaggctatacgggatagctacctaaggagccctaaaaaatctgtgcgtgagcccacatcgaactgtactgaataggtatgaaactgggagagttttccttttatttggtgccgatttcacatttctatggtcttttgttgctttcctgtgaccagtcaaaagtgcaccatgactttacggacacgctaTATTGAAATCCTGATACTTCAGGTAGCATGAAAGGCCATGAGAGTGGAGTGACTTGTACTATAGTATGGGCTCTTAACTCTCAGGGgctttcttaataaatttttttaataaattttttatttatttattcattttagagaggagagggagagacagagagagaggagagacagagagagaaagaaggggaggaggagctagaagcatcaactcccatatgtgccttgaccaggcaagcctagggttccgaaccggcgacctcagcatttccaggtcgacgctttatccactgctgccaccacaggtcaggcatctttcaggggctttcatttctttcttttactcttcCTTTGTTGGGTAAGAGGAAGGAGTAGGGTGCTACCAGACttggaaggggaggcagaggcagttACAGTGTTCAccgtttttctttaaaaatctcaggCACCACGCATTTCCCAAAGGGTCTGGAGATGGCTTCAaactccaccccctctctcttccgGTTCTGGCCGCGGACTGTGGCGTTTAAATCTCGCGCGCTTTCCAATGATTGGCTACGTGAGGGAGTGGTTGGTTGTCCGCTTGCCATCACTCTTGGCCGTTTTCCCCGGGCAAAAGGTTTTCAAATTCAACCAATCGGTTGTGGCGCTTCTTTAGCCGAGGCGCGTCAACGGAGGGTTGACGGCGCCCAACCAGGAGCGCCTTTAGAGGAGAGAACCAATCAGGAGGGCGCGGAGGTGTGCCCCAGGTGTTATAAGGAAGACCCTTGGGTGTTCACAGCAGCAGTTAAACTGCGGTGGGCGACTGTCCTGATCCGTTGGAGGTGCTCCTCGCTGCTCTCCTACCTCGCGCAGTATGTCGGGCCGTGGTAAGACTGGAGGCAAGGCCCGCGCAAAAGCCAAGTCGCGCTCCTCGCGCGCTGGCCTCCAGTTCCCTGTGGGCCGCGTTCACCGGTTGCTGCGGAAGGGCCACTACGCCGAGAGGGTGGGCGCCGGAGCGCCAGTATACTTGGCGGCGGTGCTCGAGTACCTCACCGCGGAGATCCTGGAGCTGGCGGGCAACGCGGCCCGCGACAACAAGAAGACACGCATCATCCCCCGCCACCTGCAGCTGGCCATCCGCAATGACGAGGAACTCAACAAGCTGCTGGGCGGCGTGACGATCGCCCAGGGAGGCGTCCTGCCCAACATCCAGGCCGTGCTGCTGCCCAAGAAGACCAGTGCCACCGTGGGGCCGAAGGCGCCGGCGGGCGGCAAGAAGGCCACCCAGGCCTCTCAGGAATACTGAAGGGCGCCTGCGCCGCCCTGTGCCACCACAAAGGCCCTTTTAAGGGCCACCTCAACCGTCACGGAAAGAGCTGAGCCACGGTGGTCGGCTGCCACGCCGCCCCCAGCCTGTGGCCGCCGCGCGGGCTCGCGGGCCCCGCTTCGGGGCTGCAATAGCTCGGCCCGGGTTGTCCCCGCAACTGTGActcagcctccctgccctgcGAGCAGCAGGAGCGGCGGCACTTTCTGGAAGGCCGGGCTTGCTCCGGTGCAGGGTGGAGATGAGCGGCCCCGGCCCCTCAGCTTTTCCAGCTTGGTTCTTAGGCTGCGACTTTAGACATGGCTGTTGACTTTCTTCCTGGTTTTGGCGGAGGAACTTTGGTCCCTAAATGTATTCGGGCATCCCCTTACCTGCCGGCTCCAGGCTTTTCCCATCCGCTCCCTCCGTCCTCACTCCAGGCCTGTGCGGCTCGGCCCGGACGGACCCTGGATTTGCACCCTCCACCCGCGTAGGGGCGCCCCGGGTCGAGGCTCGGGGCCTGGAGGGCCATGTGGACGCGGGGCTCGCGCGGGCCCCTGGAGCGGTGGGCACCAGGCCTCCCGCCACCGTTGCCCTGCACCGGCGGTACCAGCACACCCCGGTCCCCTGCTGGACACAGCCTCGTGGGCTTCCGAACTGGAACTTAGCAGCTAACCCACTTAAGAGTAGTACCTTAGTATTGGGGAGTTCCAGGTGAACTAATTTTGTctattaaaggtttttttttaaaaaaaaaaaaaacacatgtccTGTTTTCATTTTGCCCCACTGTTGTAGGACTGATGACTTAGCTTCCTCTTCTGAGGTAGTGTAGTGGAGGCACTATCAGATGTAAGACTGGTTTACTGGAGAGATCAAACTAGAGAAACTTATGATTATGGCTTGTTCTTGGTGTCTATGAGAAAGTTGTTTTGAAATGAATTGAGAACTCCAGAGGCAGAAACGAGTGTTCCAGAAGAGGTTTGAACAGAGTTCCCAGCCTGGAAGGAGTCAAGGGTTTTGtgtttatcctttaaaaaaaaaaaaaaaaaacccaaacactttCAGAACTGGTTTATTTAGCAGAGTTGGTTACATTTAAAGGCTTGTTGGACTCTGTAGAGATGAAGCCCCCATCTTCCCAGCAGACAAGGCAGTCCCTGGAAGTCTGATCCTGCAGTTCAATCCCCTGGGGTAGTAGCTCCCCAGTTAGATGTGAAGGGGGCACGAGGGCTGGGATGCAGGCACCGCACAGTAACAACCTAGACCCCTGTGCCCCACAGGCCAGTTAGTGGGCATCGTTAAGCTGCCGTGCAACATCCAAgatgttcttggctcctttgttcaGTAACAGGCTGGCCAGACTGATGCCCAGGTTCTCAGCAGCCTGCTGGGCTACTCGTGGAATGTTCTGGGAAGTGATACCCACCAGCTGTGGATCATCATCAGGGCCATCTTCATGCTGGGTGAGGGAATAACGGACTTGGTGAGCATGAAAGGGGAGGTGAGACAGACTTCTTACCCTTTCCCCCACCCTTGCCTTCACACCTGGGCAGGGACATGGATGGTGGCCTGCATGGTTTCTTGCATGCTATCTGAGCCGTCCAGACTCCAAACTCCTCCAGTCAGGTACAgctgtgaaagaaaataattgccTTTAGCATATTCTGAGAGGAAACTGTTTAGTGACCTGGGCTCTTCTTGCTGGCAACTTGGGATGCACA is drawn from Saccopteryx leptura isolate mSacLep1 chromosome 1, mSacLep1_pri_phased_curated, whole genome shotgun sequence and contains these coding sequences:
- the H2AX gene encoding histone H2AX, which translates into the protein MSGRGKTGGKARAKAKSRSSRAGLQFPVGRVHRLLRKGHYAERVGAGAPVYLAAVLEYLTAEILELAGNAARDNKKTRIIPRHLQLAIRNDEELNKLLGGVTIAQGGVLPNIQAVLLPKKTSATVGPKAPAGGKKATQASQEY